The following proteins are encoded in a genomic region of Parabacteroides pacaensis:
- the lpdA gene encoding dihydrolipoyl dehydrogenase: MMYDVAVIGGGPAGYTAAEKAAAAGLSTVLFEKNALGGVCLNEGCIPTKTLLYSAKVFDTCKHASKYAVKTETPSVDLGKVIARKNKIVKKLCAGIRMKMSEQGVVTVAGTAEIKGRSPEGILTIICGEETYEANYLILATGSEVVIPPIPGLSETEFWTSKEALLSKELPSSLVIIGGGVIGMEFASFFNSMGTEVRVVEMVDEILGGMDKELSAMLRTEYTKKGVKFYLGYKVVGVHGTEVIVEKEGEQEVLYSEKILLSVGRRPVTRGFGAETLNVAFFRNGIQVNGFMQTSIPNVYACGDITGFSLLAHTAESEAKVAVNHILGKEEAGMSYKAIPGVVYTNPEIAGVGKTEEQLQAEGISYQVKKVPMTFSGRFVAENEMGNGSCKLLFTEDGVLVGAHILGNPASELIITAGLAIEKGMSMDELKKFVFPHPTVSEIIKEALYV, translated from the coding sequence ATGATGTACGATGTAGCTGTTATTGGTGGAGGCCCGGCAGGTTATACTGCTGCAGAAAAAGCTGCTGCTGCCGGATTATCTACTGTTTTATTCGAAAAAAATGCCTTAGGAGGCGTATGCCTGAACGAAGGTTGTATCCCTACAAAAACATTACTTTATTCTGCGAAGGTATTCGATACTTGTAAACATGCGTCCAAATATGCGGTAAAGACAGAGACCCCATCTGTGGATTTAGGAAAAGTGATCGCCCGTAAAAATAAAATAGTAAAGAAGCTTTGTGCGGGCATCCGGATGAAAATGTCGGAACAGGGGGTGGTTACTGTGGCAGGTACGGCAGAAATAAAAGGCCGTTCTCCGGAAGGAATCCTTACTATTATTTGCGGGGAAGAAACGTATGAAGCTAACTATCTTATTCTGGCTACAGGTTCGGAAGTGGTGATTCCCCCCATTCCGGGTTTATCGGAAACGGAATTTTGGACCAGTAAAGAAGCTCTTCTTTCCAAAGAATTGCCTTCTTCTTTGGTAATCATCGGCGGAGGGGTGATCGGTATGGAATTTGCTTCCTTTTTCAATAGTATGGGTACTGAGGTACGGGTTGTTGAAATGGTAGATGAAATACTGGGAGGAATGGATAAAGAATTGTCTGCTATGTTGCGTACGGAATATACTAAAAAAGGAGTAAAATTCTATTTGGGATATAAGGTTGTTGGGGTGCATGGTACGGAAGTAATAGTAGAAAAAGAGGGTGAACAAGAAGTTCTTTATAGTGAAAAAATATTGTTAAGTGTAGGACGGCGCCCTGTAACCCGTGGATTTGGGGCGGAAACGCTGAACGTGGCATTTTTCCGGAATGGCATTCAAGTGAATGGGTTTATGCAGACTTCTATCCCCAATGTATATGCTTGCGGGGATATTACGGGTTTTTCTTTGCTGGCTCATACTGCTGAAAGTGAAGCGAAGGTAGCGGTAAATCATATTTTAGGAAAGGAAGAAGCCGGCATGAGTTACAAGGCTATACCCGGAGTGGTATATACCAACCCCGAAATTGCAGGAGTGGGAAAAACCGAAGAACAATTGCAAGCGGAAGGTATTTCTTATCAGGTGAAGAAAGTTCCCATGACCTTTTCCGGGCGCTTTGTAGCTGAGAATGAAATGGGGAACGGGAGTTGTAAATTACTTTTTACTGAGGACGGTGTATTGGTGGGTGCTCATATATTAGGCAACCCGGCATCCGAATTAATAATTACTGCCGGTTTGGCTATCGAAAAAGGAATGTCAATGGATGAGCTAAAGAAATTTGTTTTTCCTCATCCGACTGTAAGTGAAATTATAAAAGAGGCGCTGTATGTGTAG
- a CDS encoding lipoate--protein ligase family protein — protein MIHIDNPYTDPYFNLAAEEYLFHTSNENIFMLWQNDPVVVIGKHQDAAKEINKPLAKEKNIRLVRRLTGGGAVYQDQGNFNLTLIGNRHTVANDKLLKAIRNFLHSLQISAWIDERKNICINRFKISGSAQGVYKDRWLYHATLLFSSDLAILQSILQPDNPFATISQLICVESVKSPVTNIRDYLPDYISIYQFKQRLMEYMISFFPFSQSYIFTPKDLAAIYYLKENKYATNLWNYRISSFPYPVASI, from the coding sequence ATGATACATATCGATAATCCCTATACGGATCCATACTTCAACTTAGCAGCAGAAGAATATTTGTTTCATACTTCCAACGAGAATATTTTTATGTTGTGGCAGAATGATCCGGTAGTAGTTATCGGTAAGCACCAGGATGCGGCTAAAGAAATAAACAAACCGCTAGCTAAAGAGAAAAATATCCGGTTAGTACGCCGTCTTACAGGTGGAGGAGCGGTATACCAAGATCAAGGCAATTTCAATCTTACTTTAATAGGTAACCGGCATACCGTAGCGAATGATAAATTATTAAAAGCAATTCGTAATTTTCTCCACTCTTTACAAATAAGTGCCTGGATAGACGAACGGAAAAATATATGTATCAACCGATTCAAAATATCAGGAAGTGCCCAAGGAGTATACAAAGACAGATGGTTGTATCATGCCACCCTTCTTTTTTCTTCCGACCTGGCCATACTTCAATCCATATTACAACCCGACAATCCCTTTGCCACTATCAGCCAACTGATCTGTGTAGAATCGGTAAAAAGTCCGGTAACCAATATACGCGACTATTTGCCTGATTATATTTCCATCTATCAGTTTAAACAACGTTTAATGGAATATATGATTTCTTTTTTCCCCTTTTCGCAATCCTATATTTTTACTCCCAAAGATTTAGCAGCTATTTATTATTTAAAAGAAAATAAGTACGCTACGAATCTTTGGAATTATCGCATCTCTTCGTTTCCTTATCCTGTGGCCAGTATATAA
- the lpdA gene encoding dihydrolipoyl dehydrogenase — translation MKYDLAIIGGGPAGYTAGERAGENGMQTVLFEKKAVGGVCLNEGCIPTKTLLYSAKILDTIKKAAPYGILPDGTPTFDLPKIISRKDKIVRRLVGGVRMRLTSSGVSIIDGEAIITGQENNLIRITCNNQTYLAKYVLLCTGSETVIPPIPGLDKTDFWTSREALDTTELPKTLTIIGGGVIGMEFASFFNSLGVKVKVVEMMPEILGAMDKEASSMLRTLYKKKGIEFYLNTKVTGIKENQVLAEKDGQNVTIDTDKILVSIGRRAITRNLGLEKLNIELHKNGVKVNEYMQTSHPQVYACGDITGYSLLAHTAYREATVAVYHILGKNEPMDYKAIPSVVYTNPEVSGTGLTEEELKSMNAPYSVLKIPMTYSGRFVVENEQENGLCKLLLDADQRIIGCHLVGNPSSEFIITAGIAIQKGYTVEEFRKFVFPHPTVSEIIHECLYS, via the coding sequence ATGAAATATGATTTAGCAATTATAGGGGGCGGACCTGCCGGATATACTGCCGGGGAAAGAGCCGGAGAAAACGGAATGCAAACCGTATTGTTTGAAAAGAAAGCGGTAGGCGGCGTATGCCTGAACGAAGGATGTATTCCTACAAAAACATTACTTTATTCTGCAAAGATCTTAGATACGATAAAAAAAGCCGCACCATACGGCATTTTACCGGATGGTACTCCTACGTTCGACTTACCGAAAATCATCAGCCGTAAAGATAAAATCGTACGCAGGCTGGTAGGAGGAGTCCGTATGCGGCTCACCTCTTCCGGCGTATCTATTATAGACGGCGAAGCCATCATTACCGGCCAGGAAAATAACCTGATCCGCATTACTTGCAACAATCAAACCTATTTAGCAAAATACGTTTTATTATGTACCGGTTCGGAAACTGTCATTCCTCCTATCCCTGGCTTGGATAAAACGGATTTCTGGACTTCCCGCGAAGCACTCGATACGACAGAATTGCCTAAAACGCTTACCATCATCGGGGGAGGAGTCATCGGTATGGAATTTGCTTCCTTCTTCAATAGCCTGGGGGTAAAAGTAAAAGTGGTAGAAATGATGCCCGAAATCTTAGGAGCTATGGATAAAGAAGCCAGTTCTATGCTCCGTACTCTTTATAAAAAGAAAGGAATCGAATTTTATTTAAATACGAAAGTAACCGGCATAAAAGAAAATCAAGTGCTTGCAGAAAAAGACGGACAAAACGTAACTATCGATACGGACAAAATTTTGGTGAGTATCGGCAGGCGCGCTATCACCCGAAATCTCGGACTGGAGAAATTAAATATCGAACTCCATAAAAACGGAGTCAAGGTAAACGAATATATGCAAACTTCACATCCGCAGGTATATGCTTGCGGAGATATTACCGGATACTCCCTCCTTGCCCATACGGCCTACCGCGAAGCAACGGTCGCCGTGTATCATATCCTGGGGAAAAACGAGCCGATGGATTATAAGGCCATTCCTTCCGTAGTATATACCAATCCCGAAGTATCCGGAACAGGCCTTACGGAAGAAGAATTAAAATCTATGAATGCACCTTATTCCGTATTAAAAATCCCTATGACCTACTCCGGTAGATTTGTAGTGGAAAATGAACAGGAAAACGGCCTGTGTAAACTGCTCTTAGATGCAGATCAACGAATTATCGGCTGTCACCTGGTAGGGAATCCTTCCTCGGAATTTATTATCACTGCAGGTATAGCTATCCAAAAAGGATACACTGTAGAGGAATTCCGGAAATTTGTATTTCCTCATCCCACCGTATCGGAAATCATCCACGAATGTTTATATAGTTAA
- a CDS encoding hybrid sensor histidine kinase/response regulator transcription factor, producing MNHININKKLLFVLLYLGTLSTSIYATTSSAPNTDKEILPWLIAGLLLIGILFAIWYIISLKKQNSSLHKEKSGLLDVQQQYIKSIQEKEKSQQLISSLTTEKATLEQTLTQKVQETEEILKETKIREQEAETKLHEVEQIHSTFFTYTVHEMRTPLSLVLGTLSQLTQNTNFNSETSAQLLSAYRNSLALQDLADQLIDTRHASTVSKHLRIARYNIVDITKQICDLFVDWIAMNKIEFTLSTDNPALWVWIDRRKMEYSLRMLLSNSFQNTYLYGKISVDISVKKIEDKGYCVIAVQDDGLNENESTRRGLLQIENMVQDLGGKFQHQNNESESKTEGTAYNMYIPLGKLHLLDKAVEFVEPEGDLVKLNDIQKEEIAELIRITSEKGQSGKKLLVVDDNDQIRWFLKHIFSNEYQILEARNGQEGIDLALKEQPNIILCDVMMPVKDGFEVCKEIKTNPKTFQTPVIMLTAKVESEDVIAGIETGADDYITKPFDVEILKSKIRHLLKRREQLKQYFTRSLLATDLSGNQTDNSNNIITKSDNAFMDSVIKIIEKYLDDPKFEAKVLADELYMSLPTLYRKIKQHSDCSILELTRTVRLKKAAELILTQRYSIQEVSEMVGFNDTATFRKRFTEQFGVTPSAYGQTRR from the coding sequence ATGAATCACATTAACATTAATAAGAAATTGTTGTTTGTTTTGCTTTATTTAGGGACCCTTAGCACTAGTATTTATGCAACCACGTCATCTGCCCCTAATACGGATAAGGAAATTTTACCTTGGCTGATAGCCGGGCTATTATTAATAGGTATCCTGTTTGCAATTTGGTATATTATAAGTTTGAAGAAACAAAATTCAAGCCTTCATAAAGAAAAATCCGGTTTACTGGATGTCCAGCAGCAATATATCAAAAGCATACAGGAAAAAGAAAAAAGCCAACAACTGATCTCCTCTTTAACCACGGAAAAGGCTACATTAGAACAAACTCTTACTCAAAAAGTCCAAGAGACGGAAGAGATATTAAAAGAAACCAAGATCAGAGAACAGGAAGCCGAAACAAAGCTACACGAAGTAGAACAAATACATAGTACGTTTTTCACTTACACAGTACACGAAATGCGTACCCCTCTTTCTTTAGTGCTAGGAACACTAAGCCAATTAACACAAAATACAAATTTCAATTCCGAGACATCCGCACAATTATTATCCGCCTATCGAAATTCTTTAGCTCTGCAAGATTTAGCCGACCAACTAATCGATACGCGTCATGCCAGCACGGTTTCTAAACATTTACGAATAGCCCGTTATAATATAGTGGATATAACCAAACAAATCTGTGATTTATTTGTAGATTGGATCGCCATGAATAAGATCGAATTTACTCTGTCTACAGACAACCCTGCCTTATGGGTATGGATTGACCGCCGGAAGATGGAATATTCATTACGTATGTTATTGTCTAACTCTTTTCAGAATACTTATTTGTACGGCAAAATTTCCGTCGATATCTCCGTAAAAAAAATCGAAGATAAAGGGTATTGCGTGATCGCTGTTCAGGATGACGGATTGAATGAAAATGAAAGTACCCGGCGCGGGTTACTCCAAATTGAAAATATGGTGCAAGACCTGGGGGGCAAATTCCAACATCAAAATAATGAAAGTGAGAGTAAAACGGAAGGTACCGCATATAATATGTATATTCCTTTGGGCAAACTCCACTTACTCGATAAAGCCGTAGAATTTGTAGAACCGGAAGGTGACCTTGTAAAATTAAACGATATACAAAAAGAAGAAATTGCAGAATTAATTCGCATTACTTCCGAAAAAGGACAATCCGGGAAAAAATTATTAGTAGTAGATGACAATGACCAAATACGATGGTTCCTAAAACATATTTTCAGCAATGAATACCAAATACTGGAAGCCAGGAACGGACAAGAAGGAATAGACTTGGCTTTAAAAGAACAGCCGAATATTATTCTATGTGACGTAATGATGCCTGTGAAGGACGGCTTTGAAGTTTGCAAGGAAATAAAAACAAATCCTAAAACCTTCCAAACTCCCGTTATTATGCTAACTGCAAAAGTAGAAAGCGAAGATGTGATTGCCGGTATAGAAACAGGTGCCGACGATTATATCACGAAACCTTTCGATGTAGAAATATTGAAAAGCAAAATAAGACATTTATTAAAACGAAGGGAACAACTCAAACAATATTTCACTCGCTCTTTATTAGCTACCGACTTGAGTGGGAATCAAACGGATAACTCAAATAATATTATTACAAAAAGCGATAACGCTTTCATGGATTCCGTAATCAAAATCATCGAAAAATATCTGGACGATCCTAAATTCGAAGCAAAGGTTTTAGCAGACGAATTATACATGAGCCTACCTACCCTTTATAGAAAAATCAAACAACATTCGGATTGCAGCATCCTGGAACTTACCCGTACCGTACGTCTGAAAAAAGCAGCCGAATTGATTCTTACCCAACGCTATTCTATTCAGGAAGTATCCGAGATGGTAGGTTTTAATGATACGGCTACTTTCCGCAAAAGATTTACGGAACAATTCGGGGTAACTCCTTCTGCCTACGGACAAACAAGGAGATAA
- the nadB gene encoding L-aspartate oxidase: protein MVHKFDFLVIGSGIAGMSFALKVAEKGKVALICKTGLEEANTYFAQGGVASVTNLIVDNFDKHIEDTMIAGDWLSDRAAVEKVVRNAPRQIKELISWGVDFDKDEKGNFDLHREGGHSEFRILHHKDNTGAEIQDSLINAIHQHPNISVLENHFAIEILTQHHLGKTVTRQTPDIECYGAYIMNLKTGKIDTYLSKVTLMATGGIGSVYQTTTNPLVATGDGIAMVYRAKGTVKDMEFVQFHPTALYHPGDRPSFLITEAMRGYGGVLRTLDGKEFMQKYDKRLSLAPRDIVARAIKNEMDTRGEDHVYLDVTHKNPEETKRHFPNIYEKCLSLGIDITKDYIPVAPAAHYLCGGIQVDLDARSSIHRLYAVGECSCTGLHGGNRLASNSLIEAVVYADAAAQHSLSILDSLGYQEDIPEWNDEGTRSLEEMILITQSIKEVGEIMSTYVGIVRSDLRLKRAWDRLDILYEETEDLFKRSVASKEICELRNMINVGYLIMRQAMERKESRGLHYTLDYPPKPAD, encoded by the coding sequence ATGGTACACAAATTTGATTTTTTAGTTATCGGTTCCGGTATTGCCGGAATGAGTTTTGCATTAAAAGTTGCGGAAAAAGGAAAAGTAGCACTTATTTGCAAAACCGGCCTGGAAGAAGCGAATACTTATTTTGCCCAAGGAGGCGTTGCCTCTGTTACCAATTTAATTGTGGATAACTTTGATAAGCATATCGAAGATACTATGATTGCGGGCGACTGGTTAAGTGACCGGGCTGCAGTGGAAAAAGTAGTACGGAACGCTCCCCGCCAGATTAAAGAACTAATTAGCTGGGGTGTAGACTTCGACAAAGATGAAAAAGGGAATTTTGACCTACACCGGGAAGGCGGTCATTCGGAATTTCGCATTTTACACCATAAAGACAATACGGGAGCAGAAATACAAGATAGCTTAATTAACGCCATTCATCAGCATCCTAATATTTCGGTCCTGGAAAATCATTTTGCTATTGAAATCCTCACCCAGCATCATTTAGGGAAAACCGTAACGCGCCAAACGCCGGACATCGAATGTTACGGAGCCTATATCATGAACCTTAAAACCGGTAAGATCGACACCTATCTTTCTAAAGTAACATTGATGGCTACCGGAGGAATCGGATCTGTTTACCAAACTACTACCAACCCGTTGGTTGCTACCGGCGACGGAATTGCTATGGTTTACCGGGCTAAAGGAACGGTAAAAGATATGGAATTCGTACAATTCCACCCTACGGCACTTTACCATCCCGGCGACCGGCCCTCGTTCCTGATCACCGAAGCTATGCGCGGCTACGGAGGGGTATTACGGACTTTGGACGGAAAAGAATTTATGCAAAAATACGACAAACGGTTATCTCTTGCACCCCGGGATATTGTAGCTCGAGCCATTAAAAACGAAATGGATACACGAGGAGAAGATCATGTTTACCTGGATGTAACGCATAAAAATCCGGAAGAAACCAAAAGGCATTTTCCGAATATATATGAGAAATGTTTGAGCCTGGGGATCGATATCACAAAAGATTACATTCCTGTCGCCCCCGCAGCTCATTATTTATGCGGAGGGATACAAGTAGATTTGGATGCACGCTCTTCTATCCACCGTTTATATGCGGTAGGGGAATGTTCGTGCACAGGTTTACACGGTGGGAACCGTTTAGCCTCCAACTCTTTAATAGAAGCGGTAGTATATGCAGACGCGGCAGCCCAACATAGCCTCAGCATTCTCGATTCTCTTGGCTACCAAGAAGATATCCCCGAATGGAACGACGAAGGAACCCGTTCCCTGGAAGAAATGATTTTAATTACGCAAAGTATCAAGGAAGTAGGGGAAATTATGAGTACTTATGTAGGGATTGTCCGTTCGGACTTACGGTTGAAACGTGCCTGGGATCGCTTGGATATTCTCTACGAAGAAACGGAAGATTTATTTAAACGTTCCGTTGCATCCAAAGAAATATGCGAATTACGGAACATGATTAATGTAGGTTATCTCATCATGCGGCAAGCTATGGAACGAAAAGAAAGCCGGGGATTGCATTACACTTTGGATTACCCTCCCAAACCGGCTGATTAA
- a CDS encoding AAA family ATPase — MASTNYKILIDELKHLLPDNRLVKYLDINFSLRVKQNANELINSVLQSLIPKDASGTSTKQTASMKEIIYTPDDVEFKESSLTENINWENVFQPVIIGKDYRVKKITLENFRKFPAIPKGDNEGYPYGISFMNSASEPCSAVILGSNGVGKSSVYESIEYLYRKDIGEARLRDYGRREDREDFAHTRYLTNWNHPQEAIKAEMEVVDGNKIDPHTLFKLRHEALTGCLENCFFISEYEVMHYGKMKFEHGGRNSLRMQLAKALDFEEFAWLDRLLFKLSIYENPKKVADTEYINSRINEYKSVIEENNKYFSQVELLVELDMAPAKRIEFLEKFLERFDWINRIGIITYIQNIITSLTLILQEQSYKKTASKISLSAFIKIVRNGKIVLDNLSQLQVVYEKIEEEGKEIREISAFNSLRLSNGDLLNNLTQIIKNSFVETFSNIKNDKVQEMAVSSLLYLQDIAADFIKQIRTMLPLIENSLDERRRQFEWLSSLDEIKNFYKNYNLPQLQNKIKENERLLAAINTLKNEDLIQYNHYKIIHCIRREAYQIYQLVHTEISSRFQRAVEDVNEKVIQKVMKEFLDEQEISLVWIWDKWDISLDEEGMPKKASAQPQYLSCKIKNNRLNEEISVKKYFNTFRYHLFNTILNIALSFAIMKKLEVRLPVVLDDMFYASDFTNRNRISKFVKTILTSYESIFNDDKDIKDKPLQLIIFTHDEMIFKGIWEMIGNLNNKNQKESTEDLKCKYDFLFYTLLPHQEAEENRALQINDLTFNFNQ; from the coding sequence ATGGCAAGCACTAACTATAAGATACTTATAGATGAATTGAAACATCTGTTACCGGACAACAGACTGGTAAAGTATTTGGATATAAATTTTTCTTTGCGTGTCAAACAAAACGCAAATGAATTAATAAACAGTGTTCTTCAATCGCTTATTCCCAAGGATGCTTCGGGAACTTCAACCAAACAAACCGCATCCATGAAGGAGATTATTTACACTCCCGATGATGTTGAGTTCAAAGAATCTTCCCTTACAGAAAATATTAATTGGGAAAATGTATTCCAACCCGTTATCATCGGAAAAGATTATCGGGTAAAGAAGATTACTCTTGAAAACTTCCGAAAATTTCCGGCTATTCCGAAAGGAGACAATGAGGGGTATCCTTATGGAATTTCATTTATGAATTCAGCCTCGGAGCCTTGTTCGGCTGTTATTTTAGGTTCTAACGGAGTAGGTAAAAGTTCCGTATATGAAAGTATAGAATATTTATACCGGAAAGATATCGGGGAAGCCCGTTTGCGCGATTACGGACGCAGGGAAGATAGGGAAGATTTTGCCCACACTCGTTACCTGACCAACTGGAACCATCCCCAGGAGGCAATCAAAGCAGAAATGGAGGTAGTGGACGGTAATAAAATAGACCCGCATACCCTATTCAAACTACGACATGAGGCCCTAACCGGATGTTTGGAAAACTGCTTTTTCATTTCCGAATATGAAGTAATGCATTATGGGAAAATGAAATTTGAGCATGGAGGCCGTAATTCCTTACGTATGCAATTAGCGAAAGCTTTAGACTTCGAAGAATTTGCTTGGTTGGACAGATTATTGTTCAAATTAAGTATTTATGAAAATCCTAAGAAGGTAGCTGATACGGAATACATCAATAGCCGGATAAATGAATACAAATCGGTAATAGAAGAAAATAATAAATATTTTAGCCAGGTTGAATTATTAGTAGAATTAGATATGGCTCCGGCAAAGAGAATTGAATTTCTGGAGAAATTTTTAGAGAGATTCGACTGGATAAACAGAATAGGTATAATAACCTATATCCAAAATATCATTACTTCTCTTACTTTAATTTTACAAGAACAATCTTATAAGAAAACGGCTTCTAAAATCAGTTTAAGTGCTTTTATCAAAATAGTACGAAATGGAAAAATAGTATTAGATAATTTGTCCCAGCTTCAAGTTGTTTATGAAAAAATAGAAGAAGAAGGTAAGGAAATACGAGAGATTAGCGCTTTTAATTCTCTCCGGTTATCCAATGGAGACCTCCTAAACAATTTGACACAGATAATTAAGAACTCTTTTGTCGAGACATTTTCCAATATAAAAAATGATAAAGTTCAAGAAATGGCTGTCTCCTCCCTCCTTTATTTGCAAGATATAGCGGCGGACTTTATCAAACAAATCAGGACTATGCTTCCTCTTATTGAAAACTCACTAGACGAACGGCGGAGGCAATTCGAATGGTTAAGTTCCCTGGATGAGATCAAAAACTTTTATAAAAATTACAACCTTCCCCAATTACAAAATAAAATAAAGGAAAACGAACGTTTACTAGCTGCAATAAACACATTAAAAAATGAAGATTTAATTCAATACAACCATTATAAAATAATACATTGTATACGCCGGGAAGCCTATCAGATTTATCAATTAGTCCATACTGAAATCAGCAGTCGTTTTCAACGTGCCGTTGAAGACGTGAATGAAAAAGTAATTCAGAAGGTAATGAAAGAATTTTTGGACGAGCAAGAGATCTCTCTTGTCTGGATATGGGATAAATGGGATATTTCCCTTGATGAAGAAGGAATGCCCAAGAAGGCTTCCGCACAACCGCAATATTTATCCTGTAAGATTAAAAACAACCGATTAAATGAGGAAATATCGGTAAAGAAATATTTCAATACTTTCCGTTACCATCTATTCAATACAATTTTAAATATAGCCCTTTCATTTGCTATTATGAAGAAATTAGAAGTCCGTCTTCCGGTCGTGTTGGATGATATGTTTTATGCTTCGGACTTTACCAATCGCAATCGAATCAGTAAGTTCGTAAAAACAATTTTAACTTCTTACGAATCAATTTTCAATGATGATAAAGATATAAAAGATAAACCTCTCCAGCTCATTATTTTCACCCACGACGAAATGATTTTCAAAGGAATATGGGAAATGATAGGCAACCTCAATAATAAAAATCAAAAGGAATCCACAGAAGACTTAAAATGCAAATATGATTTCCTGTTTTATACTTTATTACCTCATCAGGAAGCAGAAGAAAACAGAGCTTTACAAATTAACGACTTAACATTCAACTTTAATCAATAG
- a CDS encoding FimB/Mfa2 family fimbrial subunit: protein MKSKKLTNRFFAVFAAVTFVLFTSCSSDSESAGNLSGLSNNEIDEIAEAPFSVVLKAFDAQGADVTTGGDVEGATLFVFNDQNDFVKQISVPKASLLNRQAIQISCAHTNKITVVAWGGLTSDKEDVPSLNEANVISDLQIQLKQNNGIAQIPGDLFYGQTVISRSSTKSGAQQEIKLERKVSSLSLATKNLAKKFGTDGVYQYKVRAINDGFDYQGNLIGEEVEYIFSASFDEKGNLVADTQPVLPSSKLVVELYKDNELIFSVSNDKKGEILSTKAGKQMNYIFNYSTKTKAELVVTPWNTVVQYVTVG, encoded by the coding sequence ATGAAGAGTAAAAAATTAACAAATCGCTTCTTTGCTGTTTTTGCAGCAGTTACATTCGTTTTATTTACGAGTTGTTCATCGGATAGTGAGTCTGCCGGTAATTTGTCAGGCTTAAGTAATAATGAGATAGATGAAATCGCAGAGGCTCCGTTTTCTGTTGTGCTAAAAGCTTTTGATGCACAAGGTGCCGATGTAACCACGGGGGGAGATGTGGAAGGAGCTACTTTATTTGTGTTTAATGATCAAAATGATTTTGTAAAGCAGATCTCCGTACCCAAAGCTTCGTTATTAAATCGTCAAGCAATACAGATTTCATGTGCTCATACGAATAAGATTACAGTCGTTGCATGGGGTGGATTGACTTCTGATAAAGAGGATGTTCCTTCTTTAAATGAAGCAAATGTTATTTCTGACCTTCAAATTCAGTTGAAACAAAATAATGGTATTGCTCAAATTCCGGGTGATTTATTTTATGGCCAAACCGTTATTTCCCGTTCTTCTACTAAATCCGGAGCTCAACAAGAAATTAAATTGGAAAGAAAAGTTTCTTCTCTTTCTTTAGCCACAAAAAATTTGGCAAAAAAATTCGGAACGGATGGCGTTTATCAATACAAAGTTCGTGCAATTAATGATGGTTTTGATTATCAAGGAAATTTAATAGGAGAAGAAGTGGAGTATATTTTTTCTGCCTCTTTTGATGAAAAAGGAAATTTGGTTGCTGATACTCAACCTGTTTTACCGTCTTCAAAATTGGTCGTAGAACTTTATAAGGACAACGAACTCATTTTTTCTGTCTCAAATGACAAAAAAGGCGAAATCTTGTCTACAAAGGCTGGAAAACAGATGAATTATATTTTTAACTATTCTACGAAAACAAAAGCTGAACTTGTTGTAACTCCTTGGAATACAGTAGTTCAATATGTTACAGTAGGTTAA